From the Lolium rigidum isolate FL_2022 chromosome 2, APGP_CSIRO_Lrig_0.1, whole genome shotgun sequence genome, one window contains:
- the LOC124688423 gene encoding EPIDERMAL PATTERNING FACTOR-like protein 1 — protein sequence MAMSKSPLRAFLAAMVLSFLLGAATCSRTTTTLSSFQNLAEDKSRLGSTPPSCHNRCNACNPCKPIQVATTLPSGSSRPSTSRSAADEAAAYAQYSNYKPLGWKCRCAGRLYNP from the exons ATGGCCATGAGCAAATCCCCTCTCCGAGCGTTCCTCGCGGCCATGGTTCTTAGCTTCCTCCTCGGAGCTGCAACATGCAGCCGCACCACGACGACCCTCTCCTCTTTCCAG AACTTGGCGGAGGACAAGTCGCGGCTGGGGTCGACGCCGCCGAGCTGCCACAACCGGTGCAACGCTTGCAACCCCTGCAAGCCCATCCAGGTGGCCACGACGCTCCCCTCGGGTTCTAGCCGGCCGTCGACGTCCCGCAGCGCCGCCGACGAGGCCGCCGCCTACGCGCAGTACTCCAACTACAAGCCGCTCGGGTGGAAATGCCGCTGCGCCGGCCGCCTCTACAACCCCTAG